One Triticum dicoccoides isolate Atlit2015 ecotype Zavitan chromosome 4B, WEW_v2.0, whole genome shotgun sequence genomic window carries:
- the LOC119295449 gene encoding UDP-glucose 6-dehydrogenase 4-like, with translation MVKICCLGAGYVGGPTMAVIALKCPDIQVVVVDITKSRIDAWNSDTLPIYEPGLDEVVKQCRGKNLFFSNDIEKHVSEADIIFVSVNTPTKTRGLGAGKAADLTYWESAARMIADVAKSDKIVVEKSTVPVKTAEAIEKILTHNSNGINFQILSNPEFLAEGTAIQDLFNPDRVLIGGRETPEGQKAVQTLKAVYAHWVPEDQILTTNLWSAELSKLAANAFLAQRISSVNAMSALCEATGANVSEVSYAVGKDSRIGPKFLNASVGFGGSCFQKDILNLVYICECNGLPEVANYWKQVIKINDYQKSRFVNRVVSSMFNTVANKKIAVLGFAFKKDTGDTRETPAIDVCKGLLGDKAKISIYDPQVTEDQIQRDLAMNKFDWDHPVHLQPMSPTTTKQVSVTWDAYEATKDAHGICIMTEWDEFKTLDYKKIYNSMQKPAFVFDGRNVVDSEKLREIGFIVYSIGKPLDGWLKDMPAVA, from the coding sequence ATGGTGAAGATCTGCTGCCTTGGGGCTGGCTATGTGGGTGGCCCAACAATGGCGGTCATTGCCCTCAAGTGTCCTGACATTCAGGTGGTTGTGGTAGATATCACCAAGTCCCGGATTGATGCCTGGAACAGTGACACACTGCCAATCTATGAGCCTGGCCTTGATGAAGTCGTGAAGCAGTGCCGTGGAAAGAACCTCTTCTTCAGCAATGACATTGAGAAGCATGTTAGTGAAGCTGACATCATCTTTGTGTCGGTAAACACCCCAACCAAGACCCGTGGTCTTGGAGCTGGTAAGGCTGCTGATCTCACTTACTGGGAAAGTGCAGCTCGCATGATTGCTGATGTGGCCAAATCAGACAAGATCGTGGTGGAGAAGTCCACTGTTCCAGTCAAGACTGCTGAGGCAATTGAGAAGATCTTGACCCACAacagcaatggcatcaacttccaGATCCTCTCCAACCCGGAGTTCCTTGCTGAGGGTACTGCTATCCAAGACCTATTTAACCCTGACCGTGTTCTTATTGGAGGACGTGAGACCCCTGAAGGTCAGAAGGCTGTTCAGACGCTGAAGGCTGTGTATGCGCATTGGGTTCCTGAGGATCAGATTCTGACAACCAACTTATGGTCTGCGGAGCTGTCGAAGCTTGCAGCCAATGCGTTCTTGGCCCAGAGGATCTCCTCTGTGAATGCCATGTCAGCCCTCTGCGAGGCCACTGGTGCAAATGTTTCTGAGGTGTCCTATGCCGTGGGCAAGGACTCTAGGATTGGCCCAAAGTTTTTGAATGCCAGTGTTGGATTTGGAGGCTCTTGCTTCCAGAAGGATATCCTCAACCTGGTTTACATCTGTGAGTGCAATGGCCTCCCAGAGGTCGCCAACTACTGGAAGCAGGTGATCAAGATCAATGACTACCAGAAGAGCCGGTTCGTGAACCGTGTTGTTTCCTCTATGTTCAACACGGTTGCGAACAAGAAGATTGCGGTGCTTGGTTTTGCATTCAAGAAGGATACTGGTGACACTAGGGAGACTCCAGCTATTGATGTCTGCAAGGGTCTGCTTGGTGACAAGGCTAAGATCAGCATTTATGATCCTCAGGTGACTGAAGACCAAATCCAGCGTGACCTTGCGATGAACAAATTTGACTGGGACCACCCTGTTCATCTCCAGCCAATGAGCCCCACCACTACAAAGCAAGTCTCGGTTACCTGGGATGCATATGAGGCGACCAAGGATGCCCATGGCATCTGCATCATGACTGAGTGGGATGAGTTCAAGACTCTGGACTACAAAAAGATCTACAACAGCATGCAGAAGCCCGCCTTTGTTTTTGATGGCCGCAACGTTGTTGACTCTGAGAAGCTGAGGGAGATTGGCTTCATTGTCTActccattggcaagccactcgacgGTTGGCTCAAGGACATGCCTGCTGTGGCTTAA